The following proteins come from a genomic window of Halorussus halophilus:
- the sdhC gene encoding succinate dehydrogenase, cytochrome b556 subunit, giving the protein MSQSYNRGLIEDFGRWREFTAGMWAWILHKFTGWVLIGYLFTHIAVLSTAMSGSDAYTTTIQGLESLLVVRVMEVGLLAVAVFHILNGVRLLFVDLGLGLESQDKSFYASLVVTALIVLASIPTFIEGAF; this is encoded by the coding sequence ATGAGTCAATCGTATAATCGAGGCCTCATCGAAGATTTCGGCCGCTGGCGGGAGTTTACGGCCGGAATGTGGGCCTGGATACTTCACAAGTTCACCGGGTGGGTACTCATCGGCTACCTGTTCACTCATATCGCCGTACTGAGTACCGCTATGTCCGGGTCTGACGCGTACACGACGACGATTCAGGGGCTCGAAAGCCTGCTCGTCGTCCGCGTCATGGAGGTCGGACTGCTGGCCGTCGCCGTCTTCCACATTCTGAACGGCGTCCGCCTGCTGTTCGTAGACCTCGGCCTCGGACTGGAATCGCAAGACAAGAGCTTCTACGCGTCGCTCGTCGTCACCGCACTCATCGTGCTGGCGAGTATTCCGACGTTCATCGAGGGGGCCTTCTAA
- a CDS encoding succinate dehydrogenase produces the protein MAERYSSFSSGSLPWLLQRVTAAFLVAVLAFHFFLLHFYHHAYEVTFAGTTARMEQWGYLLTMILFLLTATFHGVNGVYAALLNQGLTGSTKRAVQLVLGIAGLALAFQGVRLALVMSGVIA, from the coding sequence ATGGCAGAGCGCTACTCCTCGTTCAGCAGCGGGAGTCTCCCGTGGCTGCTCCAGCGCGTGACGGCGGCGTTCCTCGTCGCAGTGCTGGCGTTCCACTTCTTCCTGCTGCACTTCTACCACCACGCCTACGAGGTCACGTTCGCCGGAACGACGGCCCGCATGGAGCAGTGGGGCTACCTCCTCACAATGATACTGTTCCTGTTGACCGCAACGTTCCACGGTGTCAACGGCGTCTACGCCGCACTGTTGAATCAGGGCCTCACCGGGAGCACGAAGCGCGCAGTGCAACTCGTCCTCGGAATCGCGGGCCTCGCGCTGGCGTTCCAAGGCGTCCGACTCGCGCTGGTCATGTCGGGAGTGATAGCATGA
- a CDS encoding succinate dehydrogenase/fumarate reductase iron-sulfur subunit, which translates to MSTQIEESETEAQEQEAEAEEAELPAEQEPQTPGDRRRAEKRERREQETASEPVAETDDTFKMKVFRYDPEVEGKMEPRFDDFYVPKKKGMTVLDALIYARDRFDTTLTFRHSCRQAVCGSDALFINGRQRLGCQTQISDLDTPVRIEPLPHQDVVKDLVVDMEHFYDQMEAVEPFFQPDETPGDELEEQRQSRENREKVKMSTRCIWCGACMSSCNVAAGDNQYLGPAAINKAYRFAMDEREGENMKEHRLNVMDQEHGVWRCQTQFSCTNVCPKDIPLTEHIQELKREAVKQNLKFW; encoded by the coding sequence ATGAGTACGCAAATCGAAGAATCAGAGACCGAAGCACAGGAGCAAGAGGCCGAAGCGGAAGAGGCCGAACTACCGGCCGAACAAGAACCGCAGACGCCGGGCGACCGACGTCGCGCCGAGAAGCGTGAGCGCCGCGAGCAGGAGACTGCCTCGGAACCGGTCGCAGAGACCGACGACACCTTCAAGATGAAGGTGTTCCGCTACGACCCCGAAGTCGAGGGGAAGATGGAACCGCGCTTCGACGACTTCTACGTCCCCAAGAAGAAGGGGATGACCGTCCTCGACGCGCTCATCTACGCTCGCGACCGTTTCGACACGACGCTCACCTTCCGCCACTCGTGCCGACAGGCCGTCTGTGGCTCCGACGCGCTGTTCATCAACGGTCGCCAGCGACTCGGCTGTCAGACTCAGATTTCGGACCTCGACACGCCGGTTCGCATCGAACCGTTGCCCCATCAGGACGTCGTCAAGGACCTGGTCGTGGACATGGAACACTTCTACGACCAGATGGAGGCGGTCGAGCCGTTCTTCCAACCCGACGAGACGCCGGGCGACGAACTCGAAGAGCAACGACAGAGCCGCGAGAACCGCGAGAAAGTGAAGATGTCCACGCGCTGCATCTGGTGTGGCGCGTGTATGTCCTCGTGTAACGTCGCGGCGGGCGACAACCAGTATCTCGGTCCGGCGGCCATCAACAAGGCGTATCGGTTCGCCATGGACGAGCGCGAAGGCGAGAACATGAAGGAACATCGCCTGAACGTGATGGACCAAGAACACGGCGTCTGGCGCTGCCAGACCCAGTTCTCCTGTACGAACGTCTGTCCGAAAGATATCCCGCTGACCGAACACATCCAGGAACTCAAGCGGGAAGCAGTGAAGCAAAACCTCAAATTCTGGTAA
- a CDS encoding FAD-binding protein: MHEHDVLVVGAGGAGLRAAIAAHEEGADVALVTKLHPVRSHTGAAEGGINAALRDGDDWELHAYDTMKGSDYLGDAPAIETLAQDSPKETVQLEHWGMPFSREDDGRVSQRPFGGLSFPRTTYAGAETGHHLLHTMYEQVVKRGIKVYDEWYVSRLAVTDHDDPEERECHGVVGYDIKTGQIQGFKARNGVILATGGLGQVYDHTTNAVANTGDGAAMAYRAGVPLEDMEFIQFHPTTLPSTGVLISEGVRGEGGILYNNEGERFMFEYGYANNDGELASRDVVARAELTEVNNGRGVEDEYVHLDMRHLGEERITDRLENILHLARDFEGVDALEEPMPVKPGQHYAMGGVETDENGETCISGLYAAGECACVSVHGSNRLGGNALPELIVFGARAGRHAAGTDLGEAEISTGETEETEFEDGLDTPVEPGAVATSDEDAVADGGTAITSPDETVRHAVENERTRVDHLLEKDEGVQQAELREKLQKSMTENVNVFRNEEGLKQALEDIREVRERYEDVYVNDPSRTFNTDLIHTIEMQNLLDLAESITLGALARDEFRGAHWRQEHQERKDDEWLKHTLLSWNEGTPKLWYKPTILDGEKEYEPKERSY, translated from the coding sequence ATGCACGAACACGACGTACTCGTCGTCGGTGCTGGCGGCGCGGGACTTCGGGCGGCCATCGCCGCTCACGAGGAGGGCGCAGACGTAGCCCTCGTCACGAAGCTCCACCCCGTGCGAAGCCACACCGGCGCGGCAGAAGGCGGTATCAACGCGGCACTCCGCGACGGCGACGACTGGGAACTGCACGCCTACGACACGATGAAGGGGTCGGACTACCTCGGCGACGCCCCCGCAATCGAGACGCTGGCACAGGACAGTCCCAAAGAGACGGTGCAACTCGAACACTGGGGGATGCCGTTCTCCCGCGAAGACGACGGACGCGTCTCTCAGCGACCGTTCGGCGGCCTCTCGTTCCCAAGAACCACGTACGCCGGAGCAGAGACGGGACACCACCTGCTCCACACGATGTACGAACAGGTCGTCAAGCGCGGCATCAAGGTGTACGACGAGTGGTACGTGAGCCGACTCGCCGTCACCGACCACGACGACCCCGAGGAGCGAGAGTGTCACGGTGTCGTCGGCTACGACATCAAGACCGGCCAGATTCAGGGCTTCAAGGCCCGGAACGGCGTCATCCTCGCGACCGGTGGTCTCGGTCAGGTGTACGACCACACGACGAACGCCGTCGCCAACACAGGCGACGGAGCCGCGATGGCATATCGTGCGGGCGTCCCACTGGAGGACATGGAGTTCATCCAGTTCCACCCGACGACGCTCCCCTCCACGGGTGTCCTCATCTCCGAAGGCGTCCGTGGCGAAGGTGGCATCCTCTACAACAACGAGGGCGAGCGGTTCATGTTCGAGTACGGCTACGCGAACAACGACGGCGAACTCGCCTCTCGTGACGTGGTCGCCCGCGCGGAACTCACCGAGGTCAACAACGGTCGTGGCGTCGAGGACGAGTACGTCCACCTCGACATGCGCCACCTCGGCGAAGAGCGCATCACCGACCGCCTCGAAAACATCCTCCACCTCGCACGCGACTTCGAAGGTGTGGACGCGCTCGAAGAGCCGATGCCGGTCAAGCCCGGCCAGCACTACGCGATGGGTGGCGTCGAAACCGACGAGAACGGCGAGACCTGTATCTCCGGACTCTACGCCGCGGGCGAGTGTGCCTGCGTCTCGGTCCACGGGTCGAACCGCCTCGGCGGCAACGCGCTGCCGGAACTCATCGTCTTCGGTGCGCGCGCCGGACGCCACGCCGCGGGCACAGACCTCGGTGAAGCCGAGATTTCGACCGGCGAGACCGAGGAGACGGAGTTCGAAGACGGTCTCGACACGCCAGTCGAACCCGGTGCAGTGGCGACGAGCGACGAGGACGCGGTTGCCGACGGTGGGACCGCTATCACCAGTCCCGACGAGACCGTTCGCCACGCCGTCGAGAACGAGCGAACGCGCGTGGACCACCTCCTGGAAAAGGACGAGGGCGTCCAGCAGGCCGAACTCCGCGAGAAGCTCCAGAAGTCGATGACGGAGAACGTCAACGTCTTCCGGAACGAAGAGGGCCTGAAACAGGCGCTCGAAGACATCCGCGAAGTCCGCGAACGCTACGAGGACGTGTACGTCAACGACCCGTCTCGCACCTTCAACACGGACCTCATCCACACCATCGAGATGCAGAACCTGCTCGACCTCGCCGAATCCATCACGCTCGGTGCGCTCGCGCGCGACGAGTTCCGCGGCGCACACTGGCGACAGGAGCACCAAGAGCGCAAAGACGACGAGTGGCTCAAGCACACGCTGCTGTCGTGGAACGAGGGCACGCCGAAGCTCTGGTACAAGCCGACCATCTTGGACGGCGAAAAAGAGTACGAGCCGAAAGAACGTAGCTACTAA
- a CDS encoding XapX domain-containing protein yields the protein MNTTITILALLTGFVTGALFELLQLPAPVPPELPGVMGIVGVYLGFKVVSYLGYSVDLLKMLGLAG from the coding sequence ATGAACACGACAATCACGATACTCGCGCTCCTGACGGGATTCGTCACTGGGGCACTGTTCGAGTTGCTCCAACTGCCCGCGCCGGTCCCGCCGGAACTCCCCGGCGTGATGGGCATCGTCGGCGTCTACCTCGGATTCAAAGTCGTCAGCTACCTCGGCTACAGCGTGGACCTGCTGAAGATGCTGGGGCTGGCAGGGTAG
- a CDS encoding DUF7556 family protein has product MSWTIPTDDLDESFEDGEVMLAIDDSQDGQTTVIADVSNEEAWMSMPYDESHTLSQWR; this is encoded by the coding sequence TTGAGTTGGACCATCCCCACTGACGACCTGGACGAATCGTTCGAAGACGGCGAAGTTATGCTGGCTATCGACGACAGCCAGGATGGACAGACGACCGTCATCGCGGACGTGTCGAACGAAGAGGCATGGATGTCCATGCCGTACGACGAGTCACACACCCTCTCGCAGTGGCGATAA
- a CDS encoding PKD domain-containing protein codes for MRRALVSVLLTLLVVGAPISGSVAATDTTSVDTNVTSTSANAADMPDLTERWSVAVGGQGDDKLTKGIRVDGGYLVVGWTDASTSDGRHDGYVALVDESGRTEWERTYGGSGTDRLFDVQATDGGYLLSGFESEGSRENSDGWVLKIDESGEVQWERTYGDDGPDAFWTLEQSGNAIYVGGWQKDGDTEAWLMELDRNGEEVWSEQYDTPRSSADEYINSLFVTNSGKLLLTGTIRGDGTDPSDAWVMKTDSEGELEWERTYGGAELNRIHDATKADGGFVLAGRSIDNGDDQQDAWALKIAGDGTVEWERTFGTPRDDAFYGVLADDDGGFVLSGAKNKLSQNGADGWMLKVDADGKKQWERSYGQRSWDKFWPVIHGNGGGYLAVGETTSYGDNRDGWLVRIGGPAVAAIEDSAPNASGSTVVLEGSPVRSVTLSDANVSGVLTVAEEADVSALSPPGRPVYAVTLGGPDALENGSATVEFSVPTEALDAELSDLRVAQRTDDGWVLRNTTLVSETNGTATLSADVMGTGTLAVTAVAAPEANIAGPQSVLVGEEITLDASGSSAENGTLESYEWSIAGATQSGETASATFSDLGETNVTLTVTDAAGLRDSATATVIVNDEPTASIDAPKDVSVGKAATFTADVTDEVGDVTVTWQFGDGEVTGTSVEHSFGTPGTKTVTVVVTDEYGASVTKELTVNVGQQDANAATDTSSGDGNENSGTIPGFTPVIAVVALLAAALLARRAA; via the coding sequence ATGAGACGCGCGCTCGTTAGCGTCCTACTGACGCTACTCGTCGTCGGCGCACCGATCAGTGGGTCGGTAGCCGCAACCGACACGACGAGCGTGGACACGAACGTGACGAGTACGTCGGCGAACGCCGCCGACATGCCCGACTTAACCGAGCGGTGGAGCGTGGCAGTCGGCGGACAGGGCGACGACAAACTGACGAAAGGTATCCGCGTCGATGGCGGTTACCTCGTCGTCGGATGGACCGACGCGTCCACGAGCGACGGCAGACACGACGGCTACGTCGCGCTCGTGGACGAGAGCGGTCGGACGGAGTGGGAGCGCACCTACGGCGGTTCCGGGACCGACCGACTGTTCGACGTGCAGGCAACCGATGGCGGCTACCTCCTCTCTGGGTTCGAGAGTGAAGGCAGTCGCGAGAACTCGGACGGCTGGGTCCTGAAGATAGACGAGAGCGGCGAGGTCCAGTGGGAACGCACCTACGGCGACGACGGACCGGACGCCTTCTGGACGCTCGAACAGTCGGGCAACGCCATCTACGTCGGTGGCTGGCAGAAAGACGGCGACACCGAGGCGTGGCTGATGGAACTCGACCGGAACGGCGAGGAAGTCTGGAGCGAGCAGTACGACACGCCTCGGTCGAGCGCCGACGAGTACATCAACTCGCTGTTCGTCACGAACTCCGGCAAACTGCTGTTGACCGGGACGATTCGCGGCGACGGCACCGACCCCTCCGACGCGTGGGTCATGAAGACCGATAGCGAGGGCGAACTCGAATGGGAGCGCACCTACGGCGGTGCCGAACTCAACCGGATTCACGACGCAACGAAAGCCGACGGTGGGTTCGTCCTCGCCGGACGGAGCATCGACAACGGCGACGACCAACAGGACGCGTGGGCCCTGAAAATCGCGGGCGACGGTACCGTCGAGTGGGAGCGGACCTTCGGCACCCCGCGAGACGACGCCTTCTACGGCGTGCTGGCCGACGACGACGGTGGCTTCGTCCTCTCGGGCGCGAAGAACAAGTTGAGCCAGAACGGTGCGGACGGCTGGATGCTGAAAGTGGACGCCGACGGCAAGAAGCAGTGGGAGCGCTCGTACGGTCAGCGTTCGTGGGACAAGTTCTGGCCGGTCATCCACGGCAACGGTGGCGGCTACCTCGCGGTCGGTGAGACGACCAGCTACGGAGACAACCGCGACGGGTGGCTCGTCCGCATCGGCGGTCCTGCGGTCGCTGCAATCGAAGACAGTGCACCGAACGCGAGCGGTTCGACGGTGGTGCTCGAAGGTTCTCCCGTCCGCTCGGTCACGCTCTCGGACGCGAACGTCTCGGGCGTGCTGACCGTTGCAGAAGAAGCGGACGTCTCCGCGCTCTCTCCGCCCGGCCGACCCGTCTACGCGGTGACGCTCGGTGGCCCCGACGCGCTCGAAAACGGTTCGGCGACTGTCGAGTTCTCGGTGCCGACCGAGGCACTCGACGCCGAACTGTCGGACCTGCGCGTCGCACAGCGCACCGACGACGGCTGGGTGCTTCGAAACACGACGCTCGTCTCCGAGACCAACGGCACTGCGACGCTTTCGGCAGATGTGATGGGGACCGGTACGCTCGCGGTGACGGCCGTCGCCGCGCCGGAAGCGAACATCGCGGGACCACAATCCGTGCTGGTCGGCGAGGAGATTACGCTCGACGCGAGCGGGTCAAGCGCCGAGAACGGAACCCTCGAAAGCTACGAGTGGTCCATCGCGGGTGCGACCCAGAGCGGCGAGACGGCGAGCGCCACGTTCTCGGACCTCGGCGAGACGAACGTGACTCTGACCGTCACCGACGCCGCGGGACTGCGCGACTCCGCGACGGCGACGGTGATAGTCAACGACGAACCGACTGCGAGCATCGACGCACCGAAGGACGTGTCGGTCGGCAAAGCCGCGACCTTCACGGCGGACGTGACGGACGAAGTCGGTGACGTGACCGTAACGTGGCAGTTCGGCGACGGCGAAGTGACAGGTACCTCTGTCGAGCACAGTTTCGGCACGCCCGGTACCAAGACGGTTACAGTCGTGGTGACTGACGAGTACGGGGCGAGCGTCACCAAGGAACTGACGGTGAACGTCGGACAGCAAGACGCGAACGCCGCGACCGACACCTCGTCCGGCGACGGAAACGAGAACAGTGGAACGATTCCGGGCTTCACCCCGGTAATTGCAGTAGTCGCCCTGCTCGCGGCCGCTCTGTTGGCTCGTCGGGCGGCTTGA
- a CDS encoding DUF1616 domain-containing protein, translated as MSHETADDTLLERLTRPTVPLDLLVVVGYVVVAAVVVFQSGVYGTPLAVALGVPLLLFAPGYALVSLLFPGATPDDARRMGTGDSSFGESVARAREHGISGTERLALGLGVSLALLPPLGIALAVSPWGIGPASVLGSVVAIALGCSVGAAIRRFNRPTDRRFSVPVRRWLTEARAGLRSGPTDTALNVGLAIAVVLAVAAIGYAVAAPGPGQRSTGISLLTQNETGEFVAEDYPSQFTRGESKPIVVELQNHEGRQTSYTVVVELQRVRKNADQSARVVQERQLARFTPTVEAGEEWRTRHDVTPTMTGENLRLTYLLYTGDPPKDPTTENADEHVHVWVNVSA; from the coding sequence ATGAGTCACGAAACGGCAGACGACACGCTGTTAGAGCGTTTGACTCGCCCGACGGTTCCGCTCGACCTGCTCGTAGTCGTCGGCTACGTGGTCGTCGCGGCAGTCGTCGTCTTCCAGTCGGGCGTCTACGGCACGCCACTCGCAGTCGCACTTGGCGTCCCGCTGTTACTGTTCGCGCCCGGCTACGCGCTTGTGTCGCTCCTCTTCCCGGGGGCGACGCCAGACGACGCGAGGAGAATGGGCACAGGAGACTCGTCGTTCGGCGAGTCGGTCGCTCGCGCCCGAGAACACGGCATCAGCGGCACCGAACGCCTCGCACTGGGGCTCGGGGTGAGTCTCGCGCTCCTGCCGCCGCTCGGTATCGCACTGGCTGTCTCTCCGTGGGGAATCGGCCCGGCGTCGGTCCTCGGCAGCGTAGTCGCAATCGCGCTCGGTTGCTCGGTCGGTGCGGCGATTCGTCGCTTCAACCGTCCTACAGACCGGCGGTTCAGCGTTCCCGTCCGCCGATGGCTCACGGAAGCACGTGCGGGCCTCCGGAGCGGTCCGACCGACACCGCACTTAACGTCGGACTGGCAATCGCCGTCGTCCTCGCCGTCGCGGCAATCGGCTACGCGGTCGCCGCACCCGGTCCCGGCCAGCGCTCGACCGGTATCTCGCTGCTCACGCAGAACGAGACGGGCGAGTTCGTCGCCGAAGACTACCCCTCGCAGTTCACGCGCGGCGAGAGCAAGCCGATCGTCGTCGAACTCCAGAACCACGAGGGTCGCCAGACGAGTTACACCGTCGTGGTGGAACTCCAACGCGTCCGGAAGAACGCCGACCAGAGCGCCAGAGTCGTCCAAGAGAGGCAACTCGCTCGGTTCACTCCCACAGTCGAAGCTGGCGAGGAGTGGCGGACGCGCCACGACGTGACGCCGACGATGACCGGCGAGAACCTGCGACTGACCTACCTCCTCTACACGGGTGACCCGCCGAAAGACCCGACCACCGAGAACGCCGACGAACACGTCCACGTCTGGGTGAACGTCTCCGCCTGA
- a CDS encoding metal-dependent hydrolase, with protein MWPWEHLAVGYLCYSLFARVRYGRAPRAVPVVALAVGTQFPDLVDKPLAWTFGVLPSGHSLAHSALVAVPLALLAVTLGRRAAARNPTSDFRGAGTAFAVGYLSHLPGDVFYPVIVGGKPNVGFLLWPLVPAAESPTSVGFLEIVRLLFARFVGELFSGAFSTYLALELGLLLCVFALWLADGVPPFGALVSRRERRREETT; from the coding sequence ATGTGGCCGTGGGAACATCTCGCCGTCGGCTACCTCTGTTACTCGCTGTTCGCTCGGGTCAGATACGGGCGCGCGCCACGCGCAGTTCCGGTCGTTGCGCTCGCAGTCGGTACGCAGTTCCCCGACCTCGTGGACAAGCCACTGGCGTGGACCTTCGGCGTGCTTCCCAGCGGGCACTCGCTGGCACACTCTGCGCTCGTCGCGGTTCCGCTCGCGTTGCTCGCGGTGACACTCGGTCGGCGAGCGGCCGCCAGAAACCCGACCAGCGACTTTCGCGGGGCCGGAACCGCGTTCGCCGTCGGCTACCTCTCGCACCTGCCGGGTGACGTGTTCTACCCAGTCATCGTCGGCGGCAAGCCGAACGTCGGGTTTCTGCTCTGGCCGCTCGTGCCAGCCGCTGAGTCGCCGACGAGCGTGGGCTTCCTCGAAATCGTTCGACTGCTGTTTGCCCGGTTCGTCGGCGAACTGTTCTCGGGCGCGTTCTCGACCTACCTCGCGCTCGAACTCGGCCTGTTGCTCTGCGTGTTCGCACTCTGGCTCGCCGACGGGGTGCCACCGTTCGGTGCGCTGGTTAGTCGGCGAGAACGCCGCAGGGAAGAGACTACTTAG
- a CDS encoding alkaline phosphatase family protein, with amino-acid sequence MTNENATVIVGFDALDFKYLDEFADSLPNFSALRDEGVEAPLESTFPPWTGSAWPSMYTGTDPSHHGVYGFFHNDDDYPDQDELVTRNRVRSPAIWNYLAARGEPTVTLNVPVTHPAEPVEGVLVPGYLAHEDDAGYPEEIRDEISEAIGEEYTIYSRGETSDDKAEKLAGYLDLVEIRGKAAEHLLETHDWTVAFVQIQKTDAVFHNFDEANEFRQVYERADEVLGRVMEIAGDDTNVVVCSDHGIGPVDGYTVYLNEILRQAGFVETTTEANKPSLGSEKAVLTGEAEAGGNGGTTEAGATMTGRAVSAATSALGRVGVTPGDAYALACRVGVDDFLTSVLPDAALSAASDGVDWENSKAYGRTAELGVRVNLEGREPHGIVAPEEYETVREDLIETLSAVRTPDGEPAFDWVCKREAVYDGPFTERACDVLFMPKDMNHVLSPSLVGQRFAPIRDHDHKLHGAFVGAGPAFSGRNPEALSLTDVSPIAMAAAGLDVPARMTGTVPEGLLKESVSIADYGDVPYGTETDTSDDDGSVEERLSDLGYI; translated from the coding sequence ATGACCAACGAAAACGCCACAGTCATCGTCGGATTCGACGCGTTAGACTTCAAGTACCTAGACGAGTTCGCCGACTCGCTACCCAACTTCTCGGCGCTCCGCGACGAGGGGGTCGAGGCCCCACTCGAATCGACGTTTCCGCCGTGGACCGGTAGCGCGTGGCCGTCGATGTACACCGGGACCGACCCGAGCCACCACGGCGTCTACGGCTTCTTCCACAACGACGACGACTACCCGGACCAAGACGAACTCGTCACCAGAAATCGAGTCCGCTCGCCAGCCATCTGGAACTACCTTGCGGCGCGCGGCGAACCGACCGTCACGCTGAACGTGCCAGTGACACATCCTGCCGAGCCTGTCGAAGGTGTCCTCGTGCCGGGGTATCTCGCCCACGAGGACGACGCGGGCTACCCCGAGGAGATCCGAGACGAGATTTCCGAAGCCATCGGCGAGGAGTACACCATCTACTCGCGAGGAGAGACCAGCGACGACAAGGCCGAGAAACTGGCGGGCTACCTCGACCTCGTGGAGATTCGCGGCAAGGCCGCAGAACACCTGCTCGAAACCCACGACTGGACGGTCGCGTTCGTCCAGATACAGAAGACCGACGCGGTGTTCCACAACTTCGACGAAGCAAACGAGTTCCGCCAGGTGTACGAGCGCGCCGACGAGGTGTTGGGGAGAGTGATGGAGATAGCTGGCGACGACACGAACGTCGTCGTCTGTTCGGACCACGGCATCGGGCCGGTCGATGGCTACACCGTCTACCTGAACGAGATTCTCCGACAGGCAGGCTTCGTGGAGACGACGACTGAGGCCAACAAACCCAGTTTGGGGAGCGAGAAGGCGGTACTCACGGGCGAAGCGGAGGCGGGAGGTAACGGCGGAACGACCGAGGCCGGAGCCACGATGACCGGCCGGGCAGTCTCGGCAGCCACGTCTGCACTCGGTCGCGTCGGCGTCACGCCCGGCGACGCCTACGCACTCGCCTGTCGCGTCGGCGTGGACGACTTCCTGACCAGCGTGCTTCCGGACGCCGCACTCTCGGCCGCCAGCGACGGCGTGGACTGGGAGAACTCGAAAGCGTACGGACGCACCGCCGAACTCGGCGTCCGAGTCAATCTCGAAGGGCGGGAACCACACGGCATCGTCGCTCCCGAGGAGTACGAGACCGTGCGCGAAGACCTCATCGAGACGCTTTCGGCGGTCCGAACGCCCGACGGCGAACCGGCCTTCGACTGGGTCTGCAAGCGCGAAGCGGTGTACGACGGTCCTTTCACGGAGCGAGCCTGCGACGTACTCTTCATGCCGAAGGACATGAACCACGTCCTCAGTCCGAGTCTGGTCGGCCAGCGGTTCGCGCCGATTCGGGACCACGACCACAAACTCCACGGCGCGTTCGTCGGCGCGGGTCCGGCGTTCTCGGGACGAAACCCCGAAGCCCTCTCGCTGACCGACGTGTCGCCAATCGCCATGGCCGCCGCCGGACTCGACGTGCCCGCGCGCATGACTGGTACGGTGCCGGAGGGACTTCTCAAGGAGAGCGTCTCGATTGCCGACTACGGCGACGTGCCCTACGGCACCGAAACTGACACCAGCGACGACGACGGCTCGGTCGAGGAGCGACTGAGCGACTTGGGTTACATCTGA
- a CDS encoding lipid II:glycine glycyltransferase FemX: protein MSVTIEKKGLSIARADQDDLEKWDDLVEKSPHTNVFHYRESLAVQAEHADAKLHPLIGYKGQEPVGIFPVFEKRKGGMTMAFSPAPELWVSYLGPAMVNCEKLKHRKAERRAWRFVEGCLDWIDRELGPKYTQIRPDASFRDVRPFEWNDFDIQVRHTYAVDLTPGEEDVLMAFSSDARGNIRTEGDFRVYEGGTDEIEAIISQVQSRHDEQDKDYGVTPAFVTDLYEHLPDGAVRPYALEADGEIAGGMVALEFGDTIYRWQGGAKHRHELPVNDLVDWKIMTDAMDRGVETYDLVGANERRLCEYKAKFGPELRSYYSMGRGTRVTNALSSVYKRFK from the coding sequence ATGAGCGTTACCATCGAAAAGAAAGGACTCAGTATCGCACGCGCAGACCAAGACGACTTAGAAAAGTGGGACGACCTTGTGGAGAAGTCCCCGCACACGAACGTCTTCCACTACCGCGAGTCGCTCGCGGTACAGGCCGAACACGCAGACGCCAAACTACATCCGCTCATCGGCTACAAGGGACAGGAACCGGTCGGCATCTTCCCCGTCTTCGAGAAGCGAAAGGGCGGGATGACGATGGCGTTCTCCCCCGCGCCTGAACTGTGGGTGTCGTATCTCGGCCCGGCGATGGTCAACTGCGAGAAGCTCAAACACCGGAAGGCCGAGCGTCGCGCGTGGCGATTCGTCGAGGGCTGTCTCGACTGGATAGACCGCGAACTCGGCCCGAAGTACACCCAGATTCGCCCCGACGCGTCGTTCCGCGACGTACGACCGTTCGAGTGGAACGACTTCGACATCCAAGTCCGACACACCTACGCGGTCGATTTGACCCCTGGCGAGGAGGACGTGCTGATGGCGTTCTCCAGCGACGCGCGCGGGAACATCCGCACGGAGGGAGACTTCCGCGTCTACGAAGGCGGCACGGACGAAATCGAGGCCATCATCTCGCAGGTGCAGTCGCGCCACGACGAGCAGGACAAAGACTACGGGGTCACTCCGGCGTTCGTCACGGACCTCTACGAACACCTCCCGGACGGCGCGGTTCGGCCCTACGCGCTCGAAGCCGACGGCGAAATCGCTGGCGGGATGGTCGCCCTAGAGTTCGGCGACACCATCTACCGCTGGCAGGGCGGTGCGAAACACCGCCACGAACTCCCGGTCAACGACCTCGTGGACTGGAAAATCATGACGGACGCGATGGACCGCGGCGTCGAGACGTACGACCTCGTCGGCGCGAACGAGCGCCGACTCTGTGAGTACAAAGCGAAGTTCGGGCCGGAATTGCGGTCGTACTACAGCATGGGGCGCGGAACGCGTGTGACGAACGCGCTGTCGAGCGTCTACAAGCGGTTCAAGTAA